A portion of the Podospora pseudoanserina strain CBS 124.78 chromosome 2, whole genome shotgun sequence genome contains these proteins:
- a CDS encoding hypothetical protein (COG:S; EggNog:ENOG503PEV2) produces the protein MWSSTIFAATTLATFLKGVSSAPPPSTDEAPNGIAGYNIVDVSWDLPVKLDDPTSEIVTVTGTIEEAIAQMEAAYPGWNETFQAGIPTDPMPTGDDTSFVSAGTADEQPESINCKVDYDGARTSKIWDGICYLRRLNTDPPKNGPGPGNCGRVSCSWKSAIYWCNDNLEEKELTWKQIGDGANSVLHGGCITGRSTYQRVKGQAFFKDNWNVLVRGDDC, from the exons ATGTGGTCCAGTACCATCTTCGCTGCCACCACCCTGGCCACTTTTCTGAAG GGTGTCTCCAGcgctccccccccctccactgACGAAGCCCCGAACGGAATTGCCGGCTACAACATAGTCGACGTTTCCTGGGACCTCCCCGTCAAGCTTGACGACCCCACCAGCGAGATCGTCACCGTGACCGGCACGATCGAGGAGGCCATTGCCCAAATGGAAGCCGCCTACCCCGGCTGGAACGAGACCTTCCAAGCCGGAATCCCTACCGATCCCATGCCCACCGGTGATGACACGAGCTTCGTCTCCGCCGGCACCGCTGATGAACAGCCCGAGTCCATCAACTGCAAGGTGGACTACGACGGCGCGAGAACGAGCAAAATCTGGGACGGGATTTGTTACTTGAGGCGTTTGAACACTGACCCACCCAAGAAcgggccggggccggggaATTGTGGACGAGTTAGCTGTTCGTGGAAGTCGGCTATCTATTGGTGCAACGAT AActtggaagagaaggagctcACGTGGAAGCAAATTGGCGATGGCGCGAATTCTGTGCTGCATGGTGGATGCATCACTGGTAGATCGACCTATCAAAGGGTCAAGGGCCAGGCGTTCTTCAAGGACAATTGGAATGTCCTTGTTCGTGGGGATGATTGCTGA